AACCGGCAACTTCATGAACGAATATCTCTGTCTTTACGGTATCTCTACTCAAGTTttcgtccttctcctcttcgcaTCACAACCTACTATACTTGACAGATTCCATCGAGTTTTCTTTCTAGACCAAAGATGAAACATTGTCGCACAAAATATTGTTCCTATCGCGCCGGCAACAAGCTTACAGATGGATAAATTAACTACTGCCCATTTGTAGTGAAAATTATGAACATACATCCGTCACGGACGACGTGTGCAACAGCAAAAGCACGTATGAATAAATGCGAAAAAAATATGTATGTATACTTTGAAAACAAATCGAATACTATACAACTTAAGACCCAATCACCGTTTTACCGGAAAAACACAGACAGCAAACACCAAAGAAGTACACCTAAACAAGcgccatcctcttcttacCCACTCCTCCCCTAAAGTTTCCCATTCCCCCAACTCGGTTCGCCGCCTGTGCTCTTTGAATCTGGGCAAATGCTTCGAGAACATGACATGGTTGCAAAGGCTGGCGCGCGCTGGGTGGAGGGGCAAACAACGATGGcggatttgaagatgtcttGTTTTGCAGGATCGCTCCCGGCTCTGGAGAGGAACGTTTGTTCCCATCTTGTCCTTGCGCACCCGTGCCAGTCGGCCCGACTGTCGACCCcgcttctcctccaccctccGTCTTTGTCTTCTCCAGCCTTTCCCTCAAATCCAACGCTGTCACACACAAGCTTCTGACCATCTCGAAGGCCAAGAATCCGAGAATGTCAACGATATCATCGTTTGGTCGGACATCGAGGTAGGCggagaagttgatgaatTCCCGGAATCTACGGGCGCGGCGGTAAGTAAATGATGCCTGGCGACATTCGCTGTATTGGGCATATTCGTTCTTGGTCATTTTCTTGGTGATCTCGTCGGCTTCCTGGGGGTGATACAAGTGTAAGCGAGGCTGATAATATATGCGAGAGATGGAACATACTCGTAGACGTTGCATAGAATCCTCGTGCGCCTGcaattcatcatcatcttcttcatcttcttcctctttaccTGGCATGCTTCTCAAAAAGCTTGTGAATGGAGTGAGAAGCTCCCAAGGTAGCTTCACCATCTGCTTTCGGCCTTTCATAGCTTTgtcttcatccacatcgAGGTCAATGTCTTCTCCAGCGCGctcagcctcttccttggcaCGTTTGCGAACATCTTTCCAGGAAAGATAAGTTCGCAGCCGATTGACTTTACCGCGGTCATCCCGGATGAGGAAAATGAGATCTTCCGCGGATAAGAAACGAGAGGAACGAAGGTGGGTAAGGAGGCGGGCCCGAGTGACCTAAGGCATTTGTCAGCGAGACGGCAGTAGATAATTAAGGCGGAACCGGGGCGTACAATCTCAATGATTTGTCCACGAACAATGTCTTCAACAAGCTTTACAGTCTCTGGTAACGGAGTCTGGACTTCTCCAAACACAAACATCTAATGAATTATAAACATCGTACACTGTAAAATTAGGCCGAATCCTGCACTTACCATCTGCCTGATTTCGACCATGTACTTGTAGTCACCCATATCCTCCCACCCCCAGACTCCACtagccttcttcttactTGGGCCTGTGCCTCGACGtttatcttcctcttcctcctcatctgaATCTTCTTCTAGCGGTGGCGTTGATCGTTTGCGTGTCCTTTGAGATGTAACCTGTTGGGACGCAGATGGCGCGGGAGcagaaggtgaaggggTGTGGGATTGGCTTGGTTGGATAGTTGGGAGAGCAAGCGATGGCATCGTGAAGGAATAGTGTTGTATATGAGGACGAAAGACGTGGATGTCCTTGAGGTGACAAGGTTGAACAGGAAAAAGGCCGCAGATATAAGTGTAGCTCCTTAAACGAAGCGCTCTTATCAATTCTGTGTTGGTCGCGAGTGAAACAAcaaaaagaggatgatatATAGACTGTTCTCGCTACCGTGTGTGTCGTCGACGCTTGGCTAAGGGCGAAACAAAAGTTATTTTGGTATAACGAGAATTCGCTAGTTTCTACCGTGCGTTTCCGTAGGCGAGATATGATGTGAGCGGGACGATTGTTGCTTGCCAAGCCTACGGTTGGACTTCTGAGCACTGATTTGTGATATGTGTGTCAACACTTTCGGCAGGATGGATAGTTATCGGGCGTATTGtttttgaagatgtctagttggagatgagaatgagaaatGAAAGTCAGGCAAAATGGGTGAGCTTGATTGAGAACACCGATAACTTAACCGAGGATTTGTATGATTTAACGAAATAAACGATCATAACGAACCTGGGTTATTACGTATACTCCGTTTGCCGACCCTGCCGGCTCAGGGTCTCCGGGTGGGGGACCGCCTCGCTTCTTATCATGCGCTGATCGTCTGTGCATTTTTCCTTTTAAAACATCATGTGGAGCGAATGATTTCAATGCATGACTTGCACTCCTTAGCGTCTTCATCTATCTTTTCGCGAACTGAAAAGCGGCGACCAGCAAAGAGCAAGTGAATAGGCGTCGTACTTGGAACGCAGAAATTACATTACAAATGACCAACCGAGAAGTCGGGAAATCTTTCCTTGATGTCTCCGTCACCTCTTCGCTTCGACTCGCTTTTTCTGCTACCTACGCTAGGGACACGAGTTGCAACGAATGGCGAACAACCAACAACAGCCGTTCAAAAGCgggcagaagagaagatgcaAAGAAGATACAGTAAACGAAGGAAAAGCGATATGCATATTTATGGTTGATGAGCAACTATTAATATTATATTCTATACAGCAAAGGGAGTGGCGGAGCTGGACTGGCCAGCGGGCTGCAACAGATGATTCACTTGAGGccaaagagagaaaaaaggaataaTATTAGCCCGTTTCAAATATAGAAGTTAAGATCCTACATACTAAGTTGAAACTGCTTCGTCCAAACGAAGCACAAGTGCTGCGGTTTAATACGCAAGAATCAGGAGCAAAGGGCAAATGGCAAGcgacggaagaagaaaaagcgCACAAAAGCATCATGCCGCCCGGAATTAATCATGTCTCTTCGAGCATTTTTCTTGTTGACCCTACATACACAGACCTCGCTGCTACGttgctgctcctgctcctgctcttttccttttatTTCAGTCGGATTCCTATTACCTAGATTGCCTATCGCCTGTTATAGATGGCATTCCACGGTCGTTTATATGTCTCCGATCTTTGATTAAGTTTTGAACCGGGCCAGTGGGCCAGTATTAGCCAGTCTAGTAATCGTTTGGAAGTAATAAAAGGCGGAATGAGTTCAACCAAGGAAAAAACCACCTATTTGGTGCTGTTCATCCGTCTTTGTCCCAACTGTCCTCGACTGAACGCCATTTTACTCACCGTCCACAAGGTGTGCAACTTAGGTGCGTTATGATACTATTAATTGTTGACAGGTTTAAAGAAGTAAGTTTATCAGAGTTTGGCGAGGCTTCCACCATTTAACCAATGGTAAACTCTTGGGTCGATGATCCGCATGCATATACTGGTCGTATGTACTAATGTAGATCGCAAAACTCAACTGGTCGCACTCGACATCCAATATAATAGAACTTCAGGCATCAGTCCCACCACGAGACGTAACAGTGCCGAAAGATCAGACTTTAGCTATCAGCAGCGGGTCACCGCCCATCGTCCATCGCCTGCGCCGAAAGCCCAGGACTCAGGACTCACACATGCATAAATGCACAATGATTTAAGGACGACCGGCGCGGGCAACGAACAACGCGAACTCGCGATGTGCAGTTGATGATACAGTACGAGTATATCAATGCAAATAGAGATAAGAAAATTCTCCACGATGATTGGCTCAGGATTCAGGACTAAATAAGGGCATCGGGGCCCAGTGGAGGGTTGGAAAACGGAATGAGTCATTTAATTGACAGACCGGGAGTCCGGAACGCTCTTCCGGAGCAACGATCTTCCAGCTGCCaacatctcctccatccattTGTGGAACATCGTGCATAACCGCTGAAAGCTGTGAACCTTTAGTGATACTCATTTCTCCCTGCTTATTCTATATCTGAATCGATGGAGGTCAGAAGGATTTGTTCCAGAGTGAAAATTGACCGATGAGCTCGGCGAGTTTGATGTGGAAATGTCACATGCACCGACGACTGAATACGTATGTGGCATGCTCTCGTAATTTCGTCCAGGATTCAGAATTAATAAGTATGCTATACTATTAGTACTGTAGTAAACAGCGGTATTCCGAAGTTCTTTCAGCCCCCAAGTTTTAGCGCTCGGTTATTATAGTCCTTCAGCCAAAATCGTTATTTCGGTGCTCCGTCGTCTGGTAAAGCCACATCGGCTAAACGGttcttccttattgttGTCGTCTTTCGTTGTGAATTGCAGTTATGTAGCTGTGACTATGTACGCTGATGCACTCGATAAGCATCCAAAATCCATGCCAAGTCTGTTGTGATAAAGTATTCGGATGCTGTTTCTAAATAAGCTATAATAATGGTAGCATGTACAGCGGCATATGCCGATGATATTGTTTGTACATTTACAGTTGAATCGCGCACGCCCTGTTAGAATCCACCCAAAcgcttcttgttcttcttcttcttttccaattTCCCTCCAAACTTCCCTCGTTCCACCTGCGTACTTGCCCAACCTATTTCCTGATCCTggctctcctcttctggctGGCTAGAGGTGACAATGCCCATCTGCGACATtgttggtggaggtgaagatCTCGGACCTTGAGCGAGGGACGGGATGGATGGCACACTGCGGGAagttgagagagaaggagggatgaggtgggagaatgaatgaaagtGAGATGTATgtggaggtgaaggtggCTGCACCCGGGATCGCGGCTGGGAAAGGGATAATGACGGATGTGAACGAGAGCTGGGAAGGGGTCGAATACGTCTATCGCCTTCCTTTTGCGTGCCGGCTATTCCTCCCATGGGTTGTTGTGCGTCGCCCTGTGTAAGGTCTATAGCATGATCGGGATTCCATTGGGTGCCTTCCAATCCCATGGGTGTCCACGTCCAATAAGTCGGGTCCTGCCCCAGCTTCCAATCGTCATTCAACGTCCTCGCTATATGTGTCTGCAgtctctccatcctctttccttccttcctattttcatcattttcatgGATATCCTCCCACTCTGATTCACTCTCCACAGTATTCAAACTCTTGCACCTGGATTTGAGAGGTGCAAGCTTGGATTTGACAACACTGAACTCGATAAGAGATGGTGTACGATCGTTGAGCGATAACTGGCTTGTAGCTTGCACAAACAGTTCAACCTCGTCTCCtcgctgctcttcttccgccgcAGCATCAATCAATCGATCATGTGCTGCTCTGGTTAAAGGTAGGTAATCAGAAGGGGATACGATCCAAGCCGATAGATGTAAGTTAAGAGTTAGTTGAGCAGCGGAGAGATTGTCCCGCAGTGAAAAGGGCGGGAAAGACTCGAGGAGGGACCCGTAAAGCTGTGAAGGTttttgatgaggaagagggaggggaggacGAGATTCAGTGAAGCTGGGGAATTTGCTATGCAAAGTGTGAGATATGGGCACAAGTTTGGACAAGACCAATTCGTCCATGCCCTCAAGAGTCGAGCGAATAGCGTAAgggtggatgaggagggtCTGGAGAACagcatcctcttcagcgTCGTCCCATTTCCTGACGTTCTCCTCGCCTGAAAAGGAGGTCGATGCGAAGCGCATGTCCATAGCAAGTTCATTTCTGCTCATATGGTCAGATTGTTGCAATATGTTTCAATATAGCATGGTGACGTACCCAGTGACTAAGCCATCCATGGGCGCCTCTAGCTCTCTGAGATACTGGGCAAACTCCTCAGGCTTGAACCAGCTCTCAGTTTCCTGGCCTTGGAGCTGCTTTCCTTCAAgaccttcctctccttctccctcctcatcttcccagtCACCCTCGtccccttcatcatcgtctttctcGGCTTCTCCCGTAGCAATGTCGGCCGCATTTGTTCCAGCTCCATGACTCTCAATTTCGCGTCCCCCTTCCCTATCTCTCCCTTCGTGATCAGTTTCTTCGAGTCTAGCTTCtgcatctctttcttcctcgtttcccacatcttcttcctccctctccttaTCGGCATCTTGCTCTCCGctctctctttcatcatcagtGACCCAATCGTTTCTTGTCATCAGTTCTGCACttgccccttcttcttctcgctccCCAATATCACTTAAGGACGCCACTGAGGGCTCGGACGAAAAGATTTTGATGTCCTGCTGGTTGATAGTCAACCAGACCCATCGTAAATCTATTTCCTTGTACGCCACCTGGGCCTTTTTGCGCCATCCCTCGCCAACACCGAGTTCTTCCCTGTCTCTCTCCTTTGCGGCTAAAGAGCTAACTTCGTCATCCCATTGTGCGCTTATTGGAACAATTTCCTGTCTTTGTTTTTgaccctccttccctccagCTGAGGCAACTGCAGCGAAATGGACGTCGCGCGAGGATCTGAGGGACATGCACCATAAGCCTCCTTCCTGATCCAATATTATCAGTGATGGTGGGTGTCGATTGCTGTTGAGTGAGAGGTAGCTGAGCTCTTTAACAGTTATATCTTGATGTAAGGGGAGACTGAGAGCATAGGGTGGGGTGAGGAATCGTATAGTGTCAGTCTTGGGTGTTGTCAAAGCTGTGATGAAGGGGTGTGACGGGGAATAGAGCAAAGTCGTCATTTGGTCTACGACATTTTCTCAGATTCAAGCCCAAATCGCATCTAACATGTGAGAGAATACTTACCTTTACCTTGCCCAGGGAAGACGATAGCTTCCATATTCGTTACCCCATATTCATGTTTAAAACCCAAAGCTGGTGACCCTTTACCACTCTCGTCAAGCCAGAACACTTCGTGCGTGGTGCACATGATGGTGTAACGGGATCCACGTTCAAGAGCTGTTTTTTCGAGAAAGGTGAATCGACGGGTGAAGCCCGAGAGCGTGATAAGAGATGTTGTCGGATGGTCAAGACTCTAGCTCTGGAGTTAGCctgggaagaagcaaaCAGGGATCAAACATACGTCGATATCTATCAATGTGGCTTCGCGCGAGGAGAGTATGAGAGCAGTCCCCGGCTGTGTACCAAATGATATACGGAAGAATTGATCTCTGTCATCTGTTATTTTGTCGCGAATTTTCGTCCTAAATGACGATTAGCAATAACACACgcagcaggaatgaaaCTTACAGATTCATAACTTTCTCCagccttcctcctctaatttctttttcctcccaCCACATCCATACACCGCCACCTTCATCAACCACCAGGGCCCTTGACCACGTCGCCGGGTCGAGAACAACATCCACATGCCGTCGACATTCAGTGTCAGAAAAAGAGAGCTCAGAAATGCGAGTTGAAGTAACATAAGCTGAGAATGGGGTCGAGGAAGGGTGCAaattgaggagatgggtcGTAGTACGGGTTCTGACCAGTAGAGCTGTCGCGTCGTCTACATCGAGATCAGAATAATGTCTCCAATCGACCAACGGGAATACTAACGGTCTATTCTAGAGGGCGATACCATAGGGGACGAGCAGATTTGTAAGATAGAAGTCGGAAACCTGTCGATAGGCTTTGCTGTCGGTGTGAAGCGAAATCTATTCCTTTTATCTACCCTTGTTGCGGATGTCGCCAAGAAGGGTGCTATATCTAATTTTTCTGTTAGCACAATATCTAGTCCCCAAATAGGGCGGCATACTCAGATGATGTCCAACTTCTCCTGTCGGAAATGCCACAAACGTCCTCGCACTCTTGCCCCGACTGTTCTGAATGACCGCAACAATTGATCCCTGATAGATTTGCGTTTCGTCGGATGCGTCCTCCTGGATTTTGGACAAAGGTCCGGCAGGTTGCTTTGAAGTTCCCGATGGGCCTACGGCATATTCCTCCATGAGAATATCGGTGATCACATCTCTTAAGCCATCTCGCTCGTACGGTAAGCAAAGATCTTCAGCGTACTGTACCTAACAGAACAAATCAGAGCACATCTCACGTAAACCATAATGGACATACTGAAGAATTAATGACTTCTTTCAAAGAAAGTTCCGGATCAGACTCAATTTCTGGCGTTCGAGTAGcagggaagaaatgaatCGCTTCTTTATCGGTTCTCCACTTGAGATCTGCTCCTGCATGAGTCGTTTAGGCAATCGTGAGGAGCGTTTGACTCTTACCTTGCCTATCCTCTACCGACCACAGCCATCCCCAAGcgcctctcttcctctgcagGCAAACTCCACCCTGCCTGCCAAACTCTACTGTCGGCCCGCCTACACCAACAGCATCGTCCACCTGATCGcgttcttgttcttctaTGTCATCTTGAAACTGATTATCCTCCGAGTACTCCGTTCGATTATTGTGGATATTATTATTGCGCCCCTTGGTGCGTGGTAGGATAAGGTGATTTACTGAGGGGGGGAATGACATTGGGTAGCATTGGATAGTGCGACTGAGGCGTGGCGGATGTCGAGTACTGACCGGCAATACAGCTGTTGCGTCGGCCTATTTGGCTAGTCACCCAGAAGCTGTATTGTTCGCTTCTTGGCCGTTAATCAAGATCCACAGAGTATGGTTGGgggatgatgctgatgcGTTGTCAAGATATAGTGCAGCTTCATAAAAGTTGCTGAAATGAGGCTACACGCATTTGATATTCAGCCACCGGCGGTCAAAAACATCGACAAGTTAGCCGTGCCTGGACGGAGCTTAATACATCTCCGCGAAGAAACTTGCCTGCTGCTGTTCCAACGGTTCGCTGATGGCCTGTTATCGACAGGTCATCAAATATGTGCTCTAGTGATCTTGTCTCCTGCCTGTATAATAGTGTTTGCCTATCTTCATGCTTCCGACAGAACCATCGTTCCTTTCTTGGATTTAAACGTCATTTGTCAAATGATCAAGTCCAACATTATAACCGAACGCGGCCCAATCAACCTCCTGTTCCCGCCTCCTACTATTCACAAGAGCCATTAATGACAAGTGTAGTGTATAAGTAGGTATAATAGTAGTAGATCCTAAGGAGGTCTTGTAGTTCAAACGGGACTTTCggtaatgatgatgttATTCGATAACCTCAAACTTTTATTCTTCCAGTGGATTTAACTACGGGCGATCAAGTTACCTAACCATGCAGACTATGTAGACTATGATGCATAGAGACAAATTGGATAGGAAAAGTAGCAACTGATCGTCTGCCAAGAATCATGTAACTGTCGAAGAAACAGGGGAGTCAGTCTAAACAGGGCAATAAGCAACCAGTCATCAAACATGACATCATCCAGCAAGTTATTGCCACCCCAGCAGACTGCATAACGCGTTCACGAGCGAGCGAACAAGTAGCCTGCTGAATGTGTTAGAAGGAACGAGAGTTTTTGAATGttacatatatatataatgCCTTTCGCTGTGCAGTAAACTGTGCTGGTTGCAGTACGCTCGGTATACCTATATAAAGCATGTCATTAAGAGTTGAAAGAGAGACGTCAAAGACCACCTTGGACCCCCGAATGGTCTTGTTCGTCGTGCCTCGAAGTCGTCTGGCTTCAGTGTTTCATCGTTCCTCAAATCCATCGTGGTCATCCGCCTTCGAGTAGTACGTACTCAAGTTCCCAGTACAATTGAGATTTACATACTCCTTTGTATGCATCCACATCATCCCCACCactccatttcttccttgaaaGTTATATATGCATGCGCGAAAGTATCGTTTGCATTgaagaaaacgaaaagaaggaagaagaaatgcaGTCGGCCGTCGCTCGGAGATACATAGGATGGACAGGGCCGGAACGGATGACGGAGAAGGCATGCAAGGAAAGATGACGATTTTGCTGGAATTCTTTTAAGCGCAGGGTTTCTTAACAAGGCTTGGGTTCTGGccaagctcttctcttgTCTCCATGCATCAGAATGAGCACTGTATTTTGAAAGTTCGGATAGAGCGCAAGGGATACGTTAACCAGGTCGAGACCGAGACGATACAACATGCATGATGCACAGGTATAAAAACTGGCAGGAGAAGAGTGCGGGGGAAGGCCTGACGTCAGGAGGGGGCGGATCAACGTTTTTCGGGTGAATTGCTTGGTGTTGAGTTTATTACGCTGGAATTTAGCACCACTCCGCTtacttcctttcttccattcttcatctgacctcttcctttttcacttGCCTTTATATCTGTTCATCTAACTAATATACTCAACCGTATCTTCTACATCACTTAATCTCATTGTAACACAAATAGACACAACCACGATCATGACGACAATGCCTAATAACGACGTTCCCAATTCCCCCACTTCCACCTCGTTTTCAGGCACTTTCTCCCCAGCCGCCACGGCTGCCAACACCGCTGCCAATGCTCGTTCCCGTGATGCCCCTTCTCCTACTACGTCTTCCGGGCCTAAACTCGAAACCAACAAAGACCAGAGGTTGATCGTTGTTTCCAACCGATTGCCGGTAACTATTAGTAAAGATGATAATGGAGAATATCACTTCAAGGTTTGTCAATTGTTCAAATGATGCGCGCAATATTTCGGAAATGAAGCTCACTTTGCCGCCGCGCTCATGTAGATGTCTTCTGGTGGACTGGTTTCGGCTTTGAGTGGATGCAAGAAAACTATGAGCTTCACCTGGATCGGATGGCCCGGTAAAGATGTAAGTAGGGTTTTAATATCCGTACTGGGCGCGCATCGGCTTAATCTGTCATGTTAAGATCCCCATGCAAGACCGTGAAACCGTCAACCGCCGATTGCTCGAAGAATACAACTGTTACCCCGTTTACCTCTCTGACGAGCTTGCTGATAGTCACTACAACGGTAAATTCTTGTCCCCACTTACTCTACCACTCCCAACCCGCAATGCGCAATGCTGACAATTgtccctcttttccctttaGGTTTCTCCAACTCGATCCTCTGGCCGTTGTTTCATTATCACCCCGGAGAGATGAACTTTGACGCTGCTCACTGGCTCGCTTACCGGGAAGCCAACATGCGTTTCGCCGATGTTGTCTCCTCCTTGGTCCAAGCTGGCGACATGGTCTGGGTGCAAGACTACCACCTTATGCTTCTCCCTATGTTGCTCCGCTCCATGATCACCGGCGAGTCTGCGCAGGGCGAGATGGTTCGACAGGAACTCGggagggtgaaggagggTGTGGATGATACGGTTGTGAAAGAAGTGCTCAAGATGGATCCTGGAGTCGCAcaggcggaggatgaaggtgtGGAGATGTTGGGTGATgtagaggaggaaggtggggagatggatgtaAAGTCTAGTCCATCCAAGAGGCCTCCTTACGCGAGGGGAATGAGTACTTTCCAGAAGCAAGAGATGGtggccaaggagaagggtaaggAAGGGATTAGGATTGGTTTCTTTTTGCATACTCCTTTCCCGTCAAGTGAGATTTATAGAATCTTGCCTGTTCGAAGGGAAATCTTGTTGGGTGTGCTTCAGTGTGACCTTATTGGGTAGGTTTTTACATTCATTTTCTTGTGCTTTTAAAAACCTGGCTAaatcattctttttctgtaGATTCCACACGTATGACTATGCTCGACACTTCCTCTCATCCTGTACCCGTATCCTCGGTCTCGAGACTCAGCCGAACGGTATTGAATTTGACGGCCGATACTGCCAAGTCGGCACCTATCCCATCGGTATCGACCCTAACCAGTTTGTCGAAGGTCTTCAAAAAGAATCCATTGTCAAGCGTCTTCGTTCGCTGGAAGCTAGATTTGAGGGTGTCAAGGTTATCATCGGTGTTGACCGTTTGGACTACATCAAGGGTATTCCTCAAAAACTCCAAGCACTCGAAACTTTCCTTACCCAACACCCCGAGTGGATCGGCAAAGTTGTGTTGGTCCAGCTGGCCATTCCATCCCGAcaagatgtggaggagtACCAAGATTTGCGAGCTTGCGTGAATGAACTTGTCGGTAGGATCAATGGTCGATTCGGGACGGTGGAAAGTGTGCCGATTCATTATATGCACAAGAGCGTGCCATTTGAAGAGTTGACGGCAATGTATGCCTTGGCGGATGCTTGTTTGGTGACTTCAACCAGGGATGGTATGAATTTGGTAAgctccttccctccctttTTTTGGGTACTGGCTTGGACTGGTCACTGATGGCGAGAATAGGTTGCGTACGAGTACATTTCTTCGCAGGCTGAGAAACATGGATCTATGATCCTCTCCGAGTTTGCTGGTGCAGCCCAAAGTTTCAACGGTAGTCTTCTTATCAACCCGTGTACGTCCCGCGATTCCCTTGCTTCATGTCATTGTCAAGTGAGGCTGATCCGTTTTCTCCCTTGTTTTTAGGGGACGTTCAATCTACGGCCGATGCGATCTATCAAGCTCTCACGTTATCTCCccagcagaggaagagtaaCTGGCAAAAACTGTTCAACTATGTCAGCAAGTACACCGCCGAGGCTTGGGGTGTCTCATTCGTCAATGAACGTGCGTCAATGTTTTCTCGCTTCGTTTTTATCTTATCTCCATTGCACAGACCCGTACAACGTGCTAACTCCGCTTGccttttatcttttttttagtTAACCGTCTTTCCGGACAACGCCCCTCTGGCCCCGCTGGTCTTGCTGGACGAAGAAAGTCTGGAAGTttgagcaggaggagcagtAAGGCCAGCATACAGAGGAGAAAGTCGTCACAGAGTGGTGGGATTGTGACTGGTCTGGGTGCTGCAGCAGGAGCGGCGGTTAATTGGGCTCAGTCCC
This genomic window from Cryptococcus deuterogattii R265 chromosome 9, complete sequence contains:
- a CDS encoding transcription initiation protein SPT3, translating into MPSLALPTIQPSQSHTPSPSAPAPSASQQVTSQRTRKRSTPPLEEDSDEEEEEDKRRGTGPSKKKASGVWGWEDMGDYKYMVEIRQMMFVFGEVQTPLPETVKLVEDIVRGQIIEIVTRARLLTHLRSSRFLSAEDLIFLIRDDRGKVNRLRTYLSWKDVRKRAKEEAERAGEDIDLDVDEDKAMKGRKQMVKLPWELLTPFTSFLRSMPGKEEEDEEDDDELQAHEDSMQRLREADEITKKMTKNEYAQYSECRQASFTYRRARRFREFINFSAYLDVRPNDDIVDILGFLAFEMVRSLCVTALDLRERLEKTKTEGGGEAGSTVGPTGTGAQGQDGNKRSSPEPGAILQNKTSSNPPSLFAPPPSARQPLQPCHVLEAFAQIQRAQAANRVGGMGNFRGGVGKKRMALV
- a CDS encoding alpha,alpha-trehalose-phosphate synthase (UDP-forming); translation: MTTMPNNDVPNSPTSTSFSGTFSPAATAANTAANARSRDAPSPTTSSGPKLETNKDQRLIVVSNRLPVTISKDDNGEYHFKMSSGGLVSALSGCKKTMSFTWIGWPGKDIPMQDRETVNRRLLEEYNCYPVYLSDELADSHYNGFSNSILWPLFHYHPGEMNFDAAHWLAYREANMRFADVVSSLVQAGDMVWVQDYHLMLLPMLLRSMITGESAQGEMVRQELGRVKEGVDDTVVKEVLKMDPGVAQAEDEGVEMLGDVEEEGGEMDVKSSPSKRPPYARGMSTFQKQEMVAKEKGKEGIRIGFFLHTPFPSSEIYRILPVRREILLGVLQCDLIGFHTYDYARHFLSSCTRILGLETQPNGIEFDGRYCQVGTYPIGIDPNQFVEGLQKESIVKRLRSLEARFEGVKVIIGVDRLDYIKGIPQKLQALETFLTQHPEWIGKVVLVQLAIPSRQDVEEYQDLRACVNELVGRINGRFGTVESVPIHYMHKSVPFEELTAMYALADACLVTSTRDGMNLVAYEYISSQAEKHGSMILSEFAGAAQSFNGSLLINPWDVQSTADAIYQALTLSPQQRKSNWQKLFNYVSKYTAEAWGVSFVNELNRLSGQRPSGPAGLAGRRKSGSLSRRSSKASIQRRKSSQSGGIVTGLGAAAGAAVNWAQSQVQGGSQA